From one Nonomuraea polychroma genomic stretch:
- a CDS encoding NRDE family protein has protein sequence MCTLIVRTGQPLTLMGVRDEFADRPWEGPGEHWPDYPGVIGGRDLKAGGTWLALHPAARRAAALLNAYGRPAPETTKVSRGDLALRAAYTGELPDVDLTRYDPFHLVLADLARVRLLSWDGERTTVSALPDGTSMIVNSGLDPANERVIAYLPRFETEVWRELITAEPSADPGALIVRHELPDGRVFASLSVMEVALAPDGVTYDFTDLTADRDG, from the coding sequence ATGTGCACGCTGATCGTGAGAACCGGGCAGCCGCTGACCCTCATGGGTGTGAGAGACGAGTTCGCCGACCGGCCCTGGGAGGGACCGGGCGAGCACTGGCCGGACTACCCGGGCGTGATCGGCGGGCGCGATCTCAAGGCCGGCGGCACCTGGCTGGCCCTCCACCCGGCGGCCCGCCGCGCCGCCGCTCTCCTCAACGCCTACGGCAGGCCCGCGCCCGAGACCACGAAGGTCTCGCGGGGCGACCTGGCGCTGCGTGCCGCGTACACGGGCGAGCTGCCCGACGTGGACCTGACCCGCTACGACCCTTTTCACCTGGTGCTCGCCGACCTGGCGCGGGTGCGGCTGCTGAGCTGGGACGGCGAGCGCACCACCGTCTCCGCCCTGCCCGACGGCACCAGCATGATCGTGAACTCGGGCCTGGACCCGGCCAATGAGCGTGTGATCGCGTACCTGCCGAGGTTCGAGACCGAGGTCTGGCGGGAGCTGATCACGGCGGAGCCGTCCGCGGACCCGGGCGCGCTCATCGTGCGGCACGAGTTGCCCGACGGCCGGGTCTTCGCCTCCCTGTCGGTGATGGAGGTGGCGCTCGCGCCGGACGGTGTGACGTACGACTTCACCGACCTGACCGCAGATCGGGACGGATAG
- a CDS encoding SCO1664 family protein, protein MTAPESEPAVKPSNPPGMHDEEALTLLRDGRLEVAGRLVEATNMTLYCSVKLGERSAACVYKPVRGERPLWDFPDGTLAAREVAAYEVSQATGWRIVPPTVYREGPFGPGMVQLWIDTEREIDLMRLVKSRNPVVRRMAVFDAVVNNADRKGGHLLPLPTGHVYGVDHGVCFSVEDKLRTVLWQWRGKPLAREAVAVLAKLERDLESGALGRRLRELLTMAEVEATWQRVRRLLDTGVHPYPSEGWPAIPWPPI, encoded by the coding sequence GTGACCGCTCCGGAGAGCGAACCGGCCGTCAAACCGTCCAACCCGCCGGGCATGCACGACGAGGAGGCCCTCACGCTGCTCCGCGACGGCCGCCTGGAGGTGGCGGGACGCCTCGTCGAGGCCACCAACATGACGCTCTACTGCTCGGTCAAGCTGGGCGAGCGCTCGGCCGCCTGCGTCTACAAGCCCGTACGTGGCGAGCGCCCGCTGTGGGACTTCCCCGACGGCACTCTGGCTGCGCGCGAGGTCGCCGCCTACGAGGTGTCGCAGGCCACGGGGTGGCGCATCGTGCCTCCGACGGTCTACCGCGAGGGCCCCTTCGGCCCTGGCATGGTGCAGCTGTGGATCGACACCGAGCGTGAGATCGACCTGATGCGGCTGGTCAAGAGCCGCAATCCGGTGGTGCGCCGGATGGCGGTGTTCGACGCGGTGGTCAACAACGCCGACCGCAAGGGCGGTCACCTGCTCCCGCTGCCGACGGGGCACGTCTACGGGGTGGACCACGGGGTGTGCTTCTCCGTCGAGGACAAACTGCGCACGGTGCTCTGGCAGTGGCGTGGCAAGCCGCTCGCCAGGGAGGCCGTGGCCGTGCTGGCCAAGCTGGAGCGTGACCTGGAGTCGGGCGCGCTGGGGCGCAGGTTGCGCGAGCTGCTGACGATGGCGGAGGTCGAGGCCACCTGGCAGCGGGTCAGGCGGCTGCTGGACACCGGGGTGCACCCGTATCCGTCGGAGGGCTGGCCCGCGATTCCCTGGCCCCCCATCTGA
- a CDS encoding DUF3090 domain-containing protein — protein MPVFDYDPPERFVAGALGQPGARAFFLQARAEGRLTTVALEKLQVAALAGRLDELLDEVLRLSGGTAHVPALAPADLTDDEPLDVPVAEDFRVGTMALAWDAERSQVVIEAQEVIDEDDLESPDPAVLRVRISAGAARAFTQRALQIVAAGRPPCPLCGQPLDATGHVCVRLNGYRGGEAAT, from the coding sequence ATGCCGGTCTTCGACTACGACCCACCAGAGAGGTTCGTCGCCGGTGCCCTCGGGCAGCCGGGCGCGCGGGCGTTCTTTCTGCAGGCCAGGGCCGAGGGCAGACTGACGACGGTGGCGCTGGAGAAGCTTCAGGTCGCCGCGCTCGCGGGCAGGCTTGACGAGTTGCTCGACGAGGTGCTGCGTCTCAGCGGGGGCACCGCACACGTGCCGGCACTGGCGCCGGCGGACCTGACCGACGACGAGCCGCTCGACGTGCCGGTCGCGGAGGACTTCCGCGTGGGCACCATGGCACTGGCGTGGGACGCGGAGAGATCTCAGGTGGTGATCGAGGCGCAGGAGGTCATCGACGAGGACGATCTCGAAAGCCCGGACCCCGCGGTGCTGCGGGTGCGGATCAGCGCGGGCGCCGCGCGCGCCTTCACCCAGCGGGCCCTGCAGATCGTCGCGGCGGGCCGCCCGCCGTGCCCGTTGTGCGGGCAGCCACTCGACGCCACTGGACATGTCTGCGTACGCCTCAATGGATACCGCGGGGGTGAGGCGGCTACGTGA